ACTCAGGACTAGGACGCTTGCTATTGCGAATACCAGTAATCGCTTCCGCATAATCCTTAGCATTAAACACAGCAGAACCAGCAACGATCGCATTTGCGCCAGCTTCCAAAACCTGCCATGTATTATTACCCTTCAAACCACCATCAACTTCAATCCAAGGATCTAAACCCCGTTCATCACACATTTGACGCAACTTTTTAATCTTGGGAATCACACCAGGAATAAAACTTTGACCACCAAAACCAGGGTTAACACTCATAATTAGTACCAAATCGCAAAGATCCAGCACATATTCAATTAAATCTAAAGGAGTCGAAGGATTCAGAACCACACCAGCTTGCTTACCTAACTCCTTAATTTGACCCAAAGTGCGG
The Phormidium ambiguum IAM M-71 genome window above contains:
- the rpe gene encoding ribulose-phosphate 3-epimerase; the encoded protein is MTQTQSHKSIVVAPSILSADFSRLGEEIRAVDAAGADWIHVDVMDGRFVPNITIGPLIVQAVRPHTQKPLDVHLMIVEPEKYVEDFAKAGADIISVHAEHNASPHLHRTLGQIKELGKQAGVVLNPSTPLDLIEYVLDLCDLVLIMSVNPGFGGQSFIPGVIPKIKKLRQMCDERGLDPWIEVDGGLKGNNTWQVLEAGANAIVAGSAVFNAKDYAEAITGIRNSKRPSPELATV